One Halomonas sp. M4R1S46 genomic window carries:
- a CDS encoding DUF5943 domain-containing protein: MTKMAPELPIEVDAETGIWTTDALPMLYVPRHFFINNHVAVEEALGAEKYAEILYDAGYKSAWHWCEKEAECHGLEGVDVFEHYMKRLSQRGWGKFVTEAIDLEAGTCRVRLEHSAFVYQLGKVGRKVEYMFTGWFAGAMDQILAARGSELRTVAEQTQSGAEEGCDVGIFVTRPLDTQQG; the protein is encoded by the coding sequence GTGACCAAGATGGCCCCTGAACTGCCGATCGAAGTGGATGCCGAGACCGGTATCTGGACCACCGACGCCCTGCCGATGCTGTACGTGCCGCGTCACTTCTTCATCAACAACCACGTGGCCGTGGAAGAGGCGCTGGGCGCCGAGAAGTATGCCGAGATCCTCTACGATGCCGGCTACAAGAGCGCCTGGCACTGGTGCGAGAAGGAGGCCGAATGCCACGGCCTCGAGGGCGTGGACGTCTTCGAACACTACATGAAGCGCCTCTCCCAGCGCGGCTGGGGCAAGTTCGTGACCGAGGCCATCGACCTTGAGGCGGGTACCTGCCGGGTGCGGCTCGAGCACAGCGCCTTCGTCTATCAGCTGGGCAAGGTGGGCCGCAAGGTCGAGTACATGTTCACCGGCTGGTTCGCCGGCGCCATGGACCAGATCCTCGCCGCGCGCGGCAGCGAGCTGCGCACCGTCGCCGAGCAGACGCAGAGCGGCGCAGAAGAAGGCTGCGACGTCGGCATCTTCGTCACCCGTCCGCTCGACACCCAGCAGGGCTGA